In uncultured Bacteroides sp., the following proteins share a genomic window:
- a CDS encoding acyltransferase, producing the protein MKQRIGYIDLAKGICILLVMLWHVGGPLLRTDVSRILLSFLVPLYFFLSGMFFNKYSGIGDFMVRKINKLLIPLFFFMIVTYLICIAGWLVKGNYDLILQLPRNIVMELWGDHVYMNFPLWFFFSLFETSVMFYLLFIFCNVLTQNENVRRVLITVICFSIGIAGHQLGIYQVNMPLWLDTSMAALPFYYSGYVIRKETDYLLPNIRDKYIPFFLIGFGLLVYFFADSKMMIINAGYGQYVSFYVSAMSGTMFVLLLSKLLNELPVISFFGVNTVTALSVHWVILYYLKQAFFFVSNGWLLFSVLFVFMVLLTIPLIFFFRKFFPQFIGLEDLLKVG; encoded by the coding sequence ATGAAACAAAGAATAGGATACATAGATTTAGCTAAAGGTATTTGCATTCTGCTGGTTATGTTGTGGCATGTAGGAGGTCCTTTGTTAAGAACTGATGTATCCAGAATATTGCTGAGTTTCTTAGTGCCATTGTATTTCTTTCTGTCGGGGATGTTTTTTAATAAGTATTCCGGGATAGGTGATTTTATGGTGAGGAAGATTAATAAGCTGTTGATTCCACTTTTCTTCTTTATGATTGTTACCTATCTGATTTGCATCGCAGGATGGCTGGTAAAAGGGAATTATGATTTAATACTTCAACTTCCACGGAATATTGTTATGGAATTGTGGGGCGATCATGTATATATGAATTTTCCGCTATGGTTTTTCTTTTCCTTGTTTGAGACCTCGGTGATGTTTTATCTGTTGTTTATTTTTTGCAATGTGTTAACGCAGAATGAAAATGTCAGAAGGGTTCTTATAACAGTGATATGCTTCTCTATAGGAATAGCAGGTCATCAGCTAGGAATCTATCAGGTGAATATGCCTCTTTGGCTGGATACAAGTATGGCTGCATTGCCTTTTTACTACTCAGGGTATGTTATCAGAAAGGAAACTGATTATTTGCTTCCCAACATACGGGATAAATATATTCCCTTTTTTCTGATAGGATTTGGACTGTTGGTTTATTTTTTTGCTGATAGTAAAATGATGATAATCAATGCCGGCTATGGACAGTATGTTTCATTTTATGTTTCGGCAATGAGCGGCACAATGTTTGTATTATTGCTTTCAAAGTTACTCAATGAGTTGCCTGTGATATCTTTTTTTGGTGTAAATACAGTCACAGCACTGTCCGTTCACTGGGTGATATTATATTATTTAAAACAAGCATTCTTTTTTGTTTCCAATGGTTGGCTGTTGTTTTCTGTACTGTTTGTTTTTATGGTTCTTCTTACTATTCCTTTAATTTTCTTTTTCCGTAAGTTTTTTCCTCAGTTTATTGGTCTGGAAGATTTATTGAAGGTTGGTTAA
- a CDS encoding acyltransferase — protein MNQRIDYIDLAKGFCILLVVIIHTDGPLQRLSLFRMVGCFILPLFFFLSGMFFNKYTSFADFTVRKVNKLLVPFFFFMVVSYLVYCAGWVVKGRYDLIYSLPRDIVMALGIDHVYLNLSLWFFLALFEASLMFYLLLVISEKLAKGETIRNVMLGTMCFVIGIAGYQLGINKINLPLWIDSSMSALPFFYSGYFSRKNANFLAPNKLDKYIPLFLLEFVVINYFIADNKMMIINADYGNYFSFYVSGIVGSMFILLLSKSLKLTSWLKDVHAISFYGRYCLIVLGLNWVVIYYLRKGLSFISNDWLLSMVTFVLVLLLSIPIIKFLNRFFPQFVGEKDFIKIN, from the coding sequence ATGAACCAAAGAATTGACTACATTGATTTGGCCAAAGGTTTTTGTATTTTGTTAGTCGTAATTATTCATACCGATGGTCCGTTACAAAGATTGAGCTTATTCAGAATGGTGGGATGCTTTATTCTACCCCTGTTTTTCTTCCTGTCGGGGATGTTTTTTAATAAGTACACCAGTTTTGCTGATTTCACAGTAAGAAAGGTGAATAAACTGCTTGTTCCTTTCTTTTTCTTTATGGTTGTATCATATCTTGTTTATTGTGCAGGATGGGTGGTGAAGGGACGTTATGACCTGATATACAGTCTTCCCCGTGATATTGTTATGGCATTGGGCATTGATCATGTGTATCTGAATCTGTCGTTGTGGTTTTTTCTTGCCTTGTTTGAAGCCTCACTGATGTTTTATTTGCTGCTTGTTATCTCAGAGAAACTAGCAAAAGGTGAAACGATAAGAAATGTTATGCTGGGAACAATGTGTTTTGTAATTGGAATAGCAGGGTATCAGTTAGGGATTAACAAGATTAACCTGCCTCTTTGGATAGATTCGAGTATGAGTGCTCTGCCTTTCTTCTATTCCGGCTATTTTTCCAGAAAGAACGCAAATTTTCTGGCTCCGAATAAATTAGATAAATATATTCCGCTTTTTCTGCTGGAATTTGTAGTGATAAACTATTTTATTGCGGATAATAAAATGATGATTATCAATGCAGACTATGGAAATTATTTTTCATTTTACGTGTCTGGCATAGTAGGATCAATGTTTATTTTGTTGCTCTCAAAATCTCTTAAGCTTACAAGCTGGCTGAAAGATGTGCATGCTATCTCTTTTTATGGCAGGTATTGCTTAATAGTTCTGGGGCTTAACTGGGTTGTAATCTATTATCTGAGAAAGGGTCTTTCGTTTATTTCCAATGATTGGTTGCTGTCTATGGTTACATTTGTGCTTGTTCTTTTACTCTCAATCCCAATCATTAAATTTTTAAACAGGTTTTTTCCTCAGTTTGTGGGTGAAAAGGATTTTATAAAGATTAACTGA
- a CDS encoding polysaccharide biosynthesis/export family protein — MNLNKLHLLLLFAVIILFSACKSTKNITYLEGVESLSAQQLVQSKQPFSAKIKPYDLLKIVVSGSEAAETYIPFNILAAVPNNENAVQSQATLQNYLVDCKGTIDFPVLGKLQVVNLTTDAVAKIITEKLRVYLKGDLVVTIRYANYKISVLGEVTVPGSYSVKDEKINILQALSMAGDLTIYGRRDVVKILREGPDGQKSITTLNLNDKNLIFSPCFYLQQGDVVYVEPNKAKAKGADVGSATNVVFSVASIVVGVASLIVTMVKF; from the coding sequence ATGAACTTAAATAAACTCCACCTTTTACTGCTATTTGCGGTAATAATACTATTTTCTGCATGTAAATCCACAAAGAATATTACCTACCTCGAGGGAGTCGAATCACTGTCCGCTCAACAGTTGGTTCAAAGCAAACAGCCGTTTAGTGCAAAAATCAAACCCTACGATCTTTTAAAGATAGTAGTCAGTGGCTCCGAAGCTGCGGAAACATATATCCCTTTTAATATACTTGCAGCTGTTCCAAATAATGAAAATGCAGTGCAATCTCAGGCTACTTTGCAAAATTACCTGGTAGATTGCAAAGGAACCATAGACTTTCCTGTTTTGGGAAAACTGCAGGTAGTCAATTTAACTACAGACGCTGTTGCAAAAATAATCACAGAAAAGTTAAGAGTTTATTTAAAAGGCGATTTGGTTGTTACCATTCGCTATGCCAATTATAAAATATCCGTGTTGGGTGAAGTCACCGTTCCCGGTTCATACAGTGTAAAAGATGAAAAAATCAATATCCTGCAAGCTCTGTCTATGGCGGGAGATCTTACTATCTATGGTCGCAGAGATGTAGTGAAAATCCTTCGCGAAGGTCCCGATGGTCAGAAAAGCATTACTACACTTAATCTAAATGATAAAAATCTGATATTCTCACCTTGTTTCTACCTGCAACAGGGAGATGTAGTTTACGTAGAACCAAACAAGGCAAAAGCAAAAGGTGCCGATGTAGGTAGTGCTACCAATGTAGTATTTTCTGTTGCTTCTATTGTAGTGGGTGTAGCTTCTTTGATTGTTACAATGGTTAAATTCTAG
- a CDS encoding glycoside hydrolase family 16 protein, whose product MKFLFLMLFVGAVNSACSSDNSGAPETVLNTNKTENSNSNGTLKGSGNTNVIFEDNFDQTSSIPDQTKWSLCTSYISDPHISGSYDQAYVKDGKLILKGEKIGGVYKTGGIWTKDKVDFTYGKVEVCAKFNSAQGSWPAIWMMPYETDPNIAAEGEIDIMEQVNHETEVYQTLHSYFITELQQLVPLRQASPKYNVNQFNVYAVDWTPERLTFSVNGKVSFSYPNMHLADEATKRQWPYKKPFYIILNIYLGGGWPGAINDAELPASMEVDWVRVTRTGE is encoded by the coding sequence GTGAAATTTTTATTTTTGATGCTTTTTGTAGGGGCAGTCAATAGTGCTTGTAGTAGTGATAATTCGGGAGCCCCGGAAACGGTTCTTAACACGAATAAAACGGAGAATAGTAATAGCAATGGTACTCTGAAAGGGAGTGGAAACACTAATGTTATCTTTGAAGATAACTTTGATCAGACAAGCAGTATACCCGACCAGACTAAATGGTCACTGTGTACTTCATACATCAGTGATCCACATATCTCAGGTAGCTATGACCAGGCTTATGTAAAAGATGGAAAATTAATCCTGAAAGGGGAGAAAATAGGAGGTGTCTATAAAACCGGAGGTATCTGGACAAAAGATAAAGTAGATTTTACCTATGGAAAAGTGGAGGTTTGTGCTAAGTTCAATTCTGCTCAAGGTAGCTGGCCTGCCATCTGGATGATGCCTTATGAAACTGATCCAAACATTGCTGCTGAAGGTGAAATTGATATCATGGAACAGGTTAACCACGAAACAGAGGTTTATCAAACCCTTCACAGTTATTTTATTACCGAACTGCAACAGCTTGTTCCTTTGCGTCAGGCTTCTCCAAAATATAATGTGAATCAGTTTAATGTATATGCGGTTGACTGGACTCCGGAAAGACTTACCTTCTCTGTGAATGGAAAGGTTTCGTTCTCATATCCTAATATGCATTTAGCAGACGAGGCAACCAAAAGACAATGGCCTTACAAAAAACCGTTCTATATTATCCTAAATATTTATCTTGGCGGAGGATGGCCAGGTGCTATTAATGATGCGGAATTGCCTGCAAGTATGGAGGTTGATTGGGTTAGGGTTACCAGAACAGGGGAATAA
- a CDS encoding oligosaccharide flippase family protein — translation MNILSKINSGSDRSITVKKNILGSLFVKSVSVVISLLLVPVSLGYVSQELYGIWLTLSSVMMMLSFFDIGFSLGLKNKLVEAIALNQLEQGRILVSSTYTMLIVIFIPLCLILQIIIPFIDWPAFLNVNPIYSDEIQKSMIIVISCFCIQMILNTITVIYAAFQKVAISTAFPVIGNLLSLIIIIILVHTSSSSLVLLTFALSVAPVLIIFIATIILFTTKFRNLRPSLHLAKYQQIKELWSLGYKFFLIQIQVVVMFQATNFLISNISGPTEVTSYNISYRYLNVALMLYNIILGPMWPAFTDAYSKRDYKWLNYVYKKMVSVFFISVIIMTIMVCLSPFAYRIWIKNMAKIPWSMTISVFIYMLINTWNNLQTISLNGFGKIKVQTIISISCVIIHIPLSFYLGNLYGGCGVLYSLAILTMFSSIIYYIQVKKILNENSYGIWNE, via the coding sequence ATGAATATCCTTTCTAAGATTAACTCAGGTAGTGATAGAAGTATTACTGTAAAAAAAAACATTTTAGGTTCCCTTTTTGTAAAAAGTGTAAGTGTAGTAATTTCACTTTTGCTTGTACCTGTATCTCTTGGATATGTTTCACAAGAACTATATGGTATCTGGTTGACTTTATCTTCTGTGATGATGATGCTGAGTTTTTTTGATATAGGATTTTCTCTAGGATTAAAAAATAAATTAGTAGAAGCTATTGCACTAAATCAGTTGGAGCAAGGACGTATATTAGTATCTTCCACCTACACAATGTTGATTGTAATCTTTATTCCACTATGTTTAATTTTACAAATTATCATACCCTTTATAGATTGGCCAGCATTTTTAAATGTTAATCCTATTTATTCCGATGAGATTCAGAAGTCCATGATTATTGTTATATCATGCTTTTGTATTCAAATGATATTAAATACAATTACCGTTATATATGCAGCATTTCAGAAAGTTGCTATTTCAACGGCTTTTCCAGTGATTGGTAATTTGTTATCTCTAATTATTATCATTATTTTAGTACATACTAGTTCGTCCTCACTTGTTCTTCTAACGTTTGCTCTTTCAGTTGCCCCTGTTTTAATAATATTTATCGCCACAATAATACTATTTACCACAAAATTTCGAAACTTAAGGCCATCATTACATCTAGCAAAATATCAACAGATAAAGGAATTATGGAGCCTGGGTTATAAATTTTTTTTAATCCAAATACAGGTTGTAGTAATGTTCCAAGCAACAAATTTTTTAATTTCAAATATTTCGGGGCCAACGGAGGTGACGTCATATAATATATCATATAGGTATCTTAATGTTGCCCTAATGCTTTATAATATAATTCTCGGCCCCATGTGGCCAGCATTTACAGATGCCTACTCGAAACGTGATTATAAATGGCTTAATTATGTATACAAAAAAATGGTATCAGTATTTTTCATTTCAGTTATAATAATGACAATTATGGTTTGTTTGTCACCATTCGCCTATAGAATATGGATTAAGAATATGGCTAAAATTCCGTGGAGTATGACAATTTCTGTTTTTATTTATATGCTAATTAATACATGGAATAATTTACAAACTATTTCATTAAATGGTTTTGGAAAAATAAAAGTCCAAACAATCATTAGTATTTCTTGTGTAATAATTCATATTCCATTATCATTTTATTTAGGTAATTTGTATGGTGGATGTGGTGTATTATATTCTTTAGCCATTCTCACCATGTTTTCTTCTATTATTTATTATATCCAGGTAAAAAAAATATTAAATGAAAATTCTTATGGTATATGGAATGAATAA
- a CDS encoding MraY family glycosyltransferase codes for MNNILLNGGILIFALLIAVTLEMMVLPRIIYIAKKKNIFDIPCARKSHRNPIPRLAGISFFPVLLFVFSVCVLILPDSIVISEPALKRLLGLITGNLLIMGIGIKDDIVGARYKHKMVIQFLASVLLVVGGLYINDFNGLFGVGEVPFWIGAPFTVLLAMFIMNAINLIDGADGLASGIAGVALISFGVLFFTRGLYFYALICVILVGILIPFFYYNVFYPSRKIFMGDTGSLTLGFQLAYLGVRFAMKTPDSNYELFNAPVMIALSAMFIPLFDALRVMVGRALEGKSMFLPDRRHIHHKLLDLGFSHRKVMVSLVLCACLFVLINVLLMSVLNLNIMFALDIILWLGMVEVLNIRLKFIREYEERMGHPVRVKQK; via the coding sequence ATGAACAACATACTACTCAATGGAGGAATTCTGATTTTTGCTTTACTGATTGCTGTAACACTGGAGATGATGGTTTTGCCACGTATAATTTACATAGCAAAGAAAAAAAATATTTTTGATATTCCCTGTGCCCGCAAGTCGCACCGTAATCCTATACCCAGACTGGCGGGTATCTCCTTTTTCCCTGTATTGTTGTTTGTTTTTTCTGTTTGTGTACTGATTTTACCCGACTCTATAGTGATTTCGGAGCCAGCTTTGAAAAGATTGCTTGGATTGATTACCGGCAATTTACTGATTATGGGAATTGGTATTAAAGATGATATTGTGGGTGCCCGTTACAAACACAAAATGGTTATTCAGTTTTTGGCCTCTGTTCTTCTGGTGGTAGGTGGGTTGTATATCAATGATTTTAACGGACTTTTTGGCGTAGGAGAAGTCCCTTTCTGGATAGGAGCTCCCTTTACTGTACTTTTGGCCATGTTTATAATGAATGCTATTAACCTGATAGACGGAGCTGACGGACTGGCTTCGGGTATAGCTGGAGTAGCATTGATATCGTTCGGTGTTTTATTCTTTACCAGAGGGCTATATTTTTATGCCTTGATCTGTGTTATTTTAGTGGGTATTCTTATACCCTTTTTCTATTATAATGTGTTTTATCCCTCGCGAAAGATATTTATGGGTGATACAGGATCGCTTACTCTGGGCTTTCAGCTGGCCTATCTGGGGGTGCGCTTTGCAATGAAGACTCCGGATAGTAACTATGAGCTATTCAATGCTCCGGTAATGATTGCACTTTCGGCTATGTTTATCCCTCTCTTTGATGCATTAAGAGTGATGGTGGGGCGAGCCCTGGAAGGTAAGTCGATGTTTCTGCCCGACAGAAGACACATTCACCACAAATTACTTGATCTGGGCTTTTCGCACCGCAAGGTAATGGTTAGTCTGGTGCTTTGTGCCTGTTTGTTTGTATTGATTAATGTGCTGCTGATGAGTGTTCTGAACCTCAATATTATGTTTGCACTGGATATTATTCTGTGGCTGGGAATGGTTGAGGTTTTAAATATAAGACTTAAATTTATCCGTGAATACGAAGAAAGAATGGGTCATCCGGTTCGCGTAAAACAGAAATAG
- a CDS encoding carboxypeptidase-like regulatory domain-containing protein translates to MNSIFSLSGIKNKRINFLLIFILLNLCLQANAEVIKVRGIVLNDAKEPVANVNITNMEDSSSVSTNEDGKYAITVSNRGKLKFTHMNYATETVNVKGQLKIDVLLKKRALMIQEVVVSGRLKKKKDPVIEPTDIEIHGNWAIVRTSVSPNAKFKSYNRLLMQPYVYNETKKQKFFLKPVSLDGREYDITQTRMYDFNIKKDPLAEYIVKKESERIPYVDSLYMENINDLWRCDAVQTVENYQDILFSDTVVIANGVVNPLKFMKFNFGGDLLSDSSFFPMDEPQLRDDRDEMHLKFPLGKADLDLRDSATVADLTLLKKKLKDIESNQDAQLSTFEIAGSASPEGNYEWNIKLAAQRMGVAMQNILSVLSEGTRENLKPKKSSNVESWQTVADLMTRDSLNAQAGEIRAIVQKYPRDITLQGKKIARLPFYNVVATKYLPRLRKVEYRYFFKIYRSLTAGEIRELYEKNYKELTKFEFFKLYRSEKDSLMSEAMARRALEVYPNFMVAACDLSAMCLKRGCGDAKILERFVGEKAPEQVSLNQIVTLLHERQFSKADSILGFIKDNRNTRVIKAYTEVLNHRFNDDNFKVVAESGKVNEVLMLLAMKKNNMAYKAANELKAESAENFYIKAMCANRASKGAADINSNAMLYMEALDYLKRAIDKDPAYKRIAENDADIIDLLKDLMSQKTSAGDEKKVN, encoded by the coding sequence ATGAATAGCATTTTTTCACTCTCTGGAATTAAAAATAAAAGAATAAATTTTTTACTGATTTTTATCCTTCTCAATTTATGCCTTCAAGCTAATGCAGAAGTTATAAAAGTGCGCGGAATTGTGCTTAATGATGCAAAAGAGCCGGTGGCAAATGTAAATATTACAAATATGGAGGATAGCTCTTCAGTGAGCACCAACGAGGATGGTAAATATGCTATAACGGTGAGCAATAGAGGTAAGCTGAAGTTTACGCACATGAATTATGCCACGGAAACAGTGAATGTGAAAGGACAGTTGAAAATTGATGTTCTGTTGAAGAAGAGGGCTTTGATGATTCAGGAGGTGGTGGTGAGTGGTCGACTGAAGAAGAAAAAGGATCCGGTTATTGAACCTACTGATATTGAGATACACGGTAACTGGGCCATTGTGAGAACATCGGTGAGTCCCAACGCAAAGTTTAAATCGTATAACAGGTTACTGATGCAGCCTTATGTCTATAACGAGACGAAGAAGCAGAAATTCTTTTTAAAGCCGGTCTCTCTGGACGGACGGGAGTATGACATTACTCAGACACGCATGTATGATTTCAATATAAAAAAGGATCCGCTGGCTGAATATATTGTGAAAAAGGAAAGTGAACGGATTCCCTACGTGGACTCGCTGTACATGGAGAATATAAATGATTTGTGGCGCTGTGACGCGGTTCAGACTGTGGAGAATTATCAGGACATTCTTTTCAGCGACACGGTGGTGATTGCCAATGGGGTGGTTAACCCGCTGAAATTTATGAAATTTAATTTTGGTGGTGACTTATTGAGCGATTCTTCTTTCTTCCCCATGGACGAGCCTCAGTTGAGGGATGACAGGGATGAGATGCATCTGAAGTTTCCGTTAGGAAAGGCCGATCTGGACCTTCGGGATTCGGCAACAGTGGCCGATCTTACTCTTTTAAAGAAGAAATTAAAGGATATTGAGAGTAATCAGGATGCTCAACTAAGCACCTTTGAAATAGCCGGCTCCGCTTCTCCGGAAGGAAATTACGAGTGGAACATAAAGCTGGCTGCTCAGCGTATGGGGGTTGCCATGCAGAATATTCTTAGTGTGCTGTCGGAAGGTACGCGGGAAAATCTGAAGCCGAAAAAGAGTTCGAATGTGGAAAGCTGGCAAACGGTGGCCGACTTAATGACTAGAGACTCACTGAATGCTCAGGCAGGCGAAATAAGAGCCATTGTTCAGAAATATCCCCGTGACATTACTTTGCAGGGAAAAAAGATTGCCAGACTTCCTTTTTACAACGTGGTGGCAACCAAGTATCTGCCCCGACTGCGTAAGGTGGAATACCGGTATTTTTTTAAGATCTATCGGTCGCTGACTGCCGGAGAGATAAGAGAGTTATATGAAAAGAACTACAAGGAACTCACCAAGTTTGAATTCTTTAAGCTCTACAGAAGTGAGAAGGATTCCTTAATGAGTGAAGCGATGGCCCGCAGGGCATTGGAGGTATATCCAAATTTTATGGTGGCGGCCTGTGACTTATCGGCGATGTGCTTGAAAAGAGGGTGCGGTGATGCTAAGATTCTGGAACGTTTTGTGGGGGAAAAGGCACCCGAGCAGGTGAGCCTGAACCAGATTGTTACGCTGCTGCACGAAAGGCAGTTCTCCAAAGCCGACTCTATTCTCGGTTTTATAAAGGACAACCGGAACACAAGGGTGATAAAGGCGTATACGGAGGTGCTGAACCACCGCTTCAATGATGACAATTTTAAGGTGGTGGCTGAATCGGGTAAGGTAAACGAGGTGCTGATGCTGCTGGCCATGAAGAAAAACAATATGGCTTATAAGGCGGCTAATGAACTGAAGGCAGAGAGTGCGGAGAACTTTTACATAAAGGCAATGTGCGCCAACCGGGCATCAAAAGGGGCTGCCGATATCAACTCGAACGCGATGTTGTACATGGAAGCATTGGATTATTTGAAAAGGGCGATTGACAAAGATCCTGCTTATAAGAGAATAGCCGAAAACGATGCGGATATAATAGACTTATTAAAGGATTTAATGTCTCAGAAGACCAGTGCGGGGGACGAAAAAAAAGTAAATTGA
- a CDS encoding dTDP-glucose 4,6-dehydratase translates to MKNIVITGGAGFIGSHVVRLFVNKYPEYNIINLDKLAYAGNLANLKDVEDKPNYKFVRMDICDFDAFYKLMQDKKIDGIIHLAAECHVDRSIKDPFTFARTNVMGTLSLLQAAKLYWEALPEKYDGKRFYHISTDEVYGALEMTNPEEIEPPFTTTASSSEHHLAYGKDFFYEETKYNPHSPYSASKASSDHFVRAFHDTYGIPTIVTNCSNNYGPYQFPEKLIPLFINNIRNRKPLPVYGKGENVRDWLYVVDHARAIDTIFHNGKIAETYNIGGFNEWKNIDIIHTVIKTVDRLLGRSEGADLDLITYVTDRLGHDARYAIDSTKLQKELGWEPSLQFEEGIEETVKWYLDNEDWMKNITSGDYEKYYASMYHNKY, encoded by the coding sequence ATGAAAAATATAGTAATTACAGGTGGTGCTGGATTTATAGGCTCACACGTTGTTCGCTTGTTTGTGAACAAATATCCTGAATATAATATTATCAATCTTGACAAACTTGCTTATGCGGGTAATCTTGCCAATCTTAAAGATGTAGAAGATAAACCAAACTATAAGTTTGTGAGGATGGATATCTGTGACTTTGATGCCTTTTACAAATTGATGCAAGACAAAAAGATAGATGGAATCATTCACCTTGCAGCAGAATGTCATGTAGACCGTAGTATCAAAGATCCATTTACTTTTGCTCGTACAAATGTTATGGGTACTCTATCATTGCTTCAAGCAGCAAAATTATATTGGGAAGCATTACCTGAAAAATATGACGGTAAGAGATTCTACCATATCTCTACCGATGAAGTATATGGAGCTCTTGAAATGACTAATCCAGAAGAAATTGAACCTCCATTCACAACAACAGCATCAAGCTCAGAGCATCACTTAGCTTATGGTAAAGATTTCTTCTATGAAGAAACGAAATATAATCCTCATTCACCATATTCAGCTAGTAAAGCAAGTAGTGACCACTTTGTTCGTGCATTCCACGATACTTATGGTATACCTACTATAGTAACAAACTGTTCAAATAATTATGGTCCTTATCAGTTTCCAGAAAAGTTAATCCCTTTATTTATCAATAACATTCGCAATCGTAAACCATTACCAGTTTATGGTAAAGGAGAAAATGTTCGTGATTGGCTATATGTTGTGGATCATGCTCGTGCAATAGATACAATCTTCCATAATGGTAAGATTGCTGAAACATATAACATTGGTGGTTTCAATGAATGGAAGAATATTGATATCATTCATACTGTTATCAAGACAGTCGACAGACTACTTGGTCGCTCAGAAGGTGCAGATCTTGATTTGATTACTTATGTAACAGACCGATTAGGACATGACGCTCGTTATGCAATTGATTCAACAAAACTTCAAAAAGAACTTGGATGGGAGCCATCACTTCAATTTGAAGAAGGTATTGAAGAAACCGTAAAATGGTATCTTGATAATGAGGACTGGATGAAAAACATAACAAGTGGTGATTACGAAAAGTATTATGCAAGTATGTATCATAATAAATATTAA
- a CDS encoding DUF3575 domain-containing protein has protein sequence MYRISLNGSLGKLVFFFLLLPCCSTVMAQRIALKTNSLYWATMSPNIGAELRLSGHYTLDLSVAGNFKSGDNRQLQFVQASPELRYWFSRPMARHFIGLTGFAANYNLKLNDNIYTGDAFAAGVTYGFDWVISRRWNIETTIGAGVLKYHCFDYPVDGVKPLSPNKDKTIFAPIKAGISVSYLLY, from the coding sequence ATGTACAGAATATCATTAAACGGAAGCCTGGGCAAGCTGGTCTTCTTTTTCCTTCTATTGCCTTGCTGCTCAACAGTCATGGCGCAAAGAATTGCCTTGAAAACCAACAGCCTTTACTGGGCCACCATGTCGCCGAATATAGGAGCGGAACTTCGCCTGTCCGGCCACTATACGCTGGATCTTAGCGTAGCGGGAAATTTCAAATCCGGTGATAACCGTCAGCTTCAGTTTGTTCAGGCCTCTCCGGAGCTGCGCTACTGGTTCAGCAGACCCATGGCACGCCATTTTATCGGCTTGACCGGATTTGCCGCAAACTATAACTTAAAACTGAATGACAATATATACACTGGTGATGCCTTTGCAGCAGGAGTGACGTATGGATTTGACTGGGTGATTAGCCGCCGGTGGAACATTGAAACAACCATTGGCGCAGGGGTATTGAAGTACCACTGCTTTGATTATCCCGTTGATGGGGTGAAGCCACTTTCTCCTAATAAGGATAAAACGATTTTTGCTCCTATCAAAGCTGGGATTTCTGTCTCCTATTTGTTGTATTAA